The Deinococcus sp. KSM4-11 genome contains the following window.
CGCCAGGTACACGACCGCCTGCGCCAGGGCCAGGTCGCCCTCGGGGCTGCCCAGGAACTCCACGGTGTCGCGCGCGGCGATGCACAGCCGCAGGGCCTGCGGGTCGGCCAGCCCGATGTCCTCGGCGGCCATGCGCACCACGCGCCGCGCCACGTACAGCGGGTCGGCGCCGCCCTCGACCATGCGGGCCAGCCAGTACAGGGCGCCGTCCACGTGGCTGCCGCGCACGCTCTTGTGCAGCGCGGAGATGAGGTTGTAGAAATCCTCGCCGTTCTTGTCCATGGCAGGCAGGTGCTTGCCGAAGGCCTCCGTGACGGCCTCGGGCGTGACGGGGTTGGCCAGCGTGCTGGCGACCTCCAGCGTGCTCAGGGCGCGGCGGGCGTCGCCCTCAGAGAGCCGCGCGAGGAGTTCCAGGGCGTCGTCCTGCGCGCTCACGCCGGGCAGGCCACGCTCGTCGCTGAGGGCCCGGTTCAACAGCTCACGGACTTCCTCGTGCGTCAGCGCCTGCAAGACCAGGGTGCGGGCGCGGCTTCTCAGGGCCGGATTCACCTCGAAGCTGGGATTCTCGGTGGTCGCGCCGATCAGGGTCAGCAGGCCGGATTCCACGTGCGGCAGCAGGGCGTCCTGCTGGGCCTTGTTGAAGCGGTGGATCTCGTCGAGAAACAGGATCGTCTTCTGGCCACGCGCCCGCAGGCGTTCGGCCTCGGCGGTCGCCTCGCGCACGTCCTTCACGCCCGCGCTCACGGCCGACAGGGGAATGAAGTGCGCGCCGACCTCGCCCGCCAGCAGCCGCGCCAGGGTCGTCTTGCCCACGCCCGGCGGGCCCCACAGGATCAAGCTGCCCAGCCGGCCGGAGTGCAGCACCCGCGTCAGGGGCTTGCCCGGCCCCAGCAGGTGCGACTGCCCCACGACCTCGGCCACCGTGCGTGGGCGCAGGCGTTCGGCCAGGGGAGCGGGCGGATCGAACAGGGTCACGTCCGGGAGTGTAGCGACGGCGGCGAGCGTCGGCCGCTCAACACGGCACAATGCCCCCATGGACTTCGAGACCTTCGACCATCAGGTGGCACTTGCGGACTTCCCGCCGGGCGTGCGGGTCACGGCACACCCGCAGGGCGCCGGGTGGACGCTGCGTGCCGCGAATGCCGACGGCACGTCCGGACTGGATCTTCTGCTCACGGACGGCGCGGCCGACATGTACGGCGAGGGTCCGGCCTTCAGCGCGGCGCTCGCGCGGCTGCGGCGGGCGGCGGTCGAGGGCCTGCCCGCCGTTCAGCCGGACGGGACGCTGCGGAGTCTGGTGTTCGTCCGGGACTGACCCCCGGCGTTCCGGCGACTATCCTGCCCGGATGACCCCTGCCGATCCGGCTGAAGCGTACGTCCGCCTCGCCCACGCCATTGACGCCCACGAGGAAGGCTTCATCGACGGGTACGGCGGCCCGGCCGCCTGGGCCGACCGGACGCTGGTGCCCCCCGCGGACCTGCGCGACCGGGCGCGCCGCCTGCTGGACGACCTCCAGGCCGTGGAACCGCCGGAACGCCGGGCCTTCCTCGACGTGCAGGTGCGGGCCATGCTGGTCACCATCGGGCGGCTGTGCGGCGATCCGCTGGCCTACCGGGACGAGGTGCGTGGGCTGTTCGATCTCGAACCTCGCGGCCTGACACAGCCGGAACTGGACGCCGCGCTGGCACTGGTGGAGGACCGTCTGCAGGGCACGGGGCCGCTGCCCGCGCGGTTGGACGCCCTGCGCGCCCGGGTGATCGTGCCACGCGACCGCGTTCTGGAGCTGGCCGAGCCGATCCTGGCCGAATTGCGTTCCCGCACGCGCGATCGCCTGGGCCTGCCCGACGGCGAGGCAT
Protein-coding sequences here:
- a CDS encoding replication-associated recombination protein A produces the protein MTLFDPPAPLAERLRPRTVAEVVGQSHLLGPGKPLTRVLHSGRLGSLILWGPPGVGKTTLARLLAGEVGAHFIPLSAVSAGVKDVREATAEAERLRARGQKTILFLDEIHRFNKAQQDALLPHVESGLLTLIGATTENPSFEVNPALRSRARTLVLQALTHEEVRELLNRALSDERGLPGVSAQDDALELLARLSEGDARRALSTLEVASTLANPVTPEAVTEAFGKHLPAMDKNGEDFYNLISALHKSVRGSHVDGALYWLARMVEGGADPLYVARRVVRMAAEDIGLADPQALRLCIAARDTVEFLGSPEGDLALAQAVVYLALAPKSNSVYVAWKRALDTVRDSEMLPVPLHLRNAPTQLMRQQGYGTGYAYYFDDPEGSFAQDYLPDGAALGLYAPTGEGWEARIAERWRKLRDAHGEVTDEPTP